A DNA window from Trueperaceae bacterium contains the following coding sequences:
- a CDS encoding acylphosphatase (catalyzes the hydrolysis of acylphosphate), giving the protein MVRLTVLVHGRVQGVGFRGFVRRHALDLGLAGYAENLIDGRVEVVAEGLQSELDHLVVMLRNGPAHAAVTEIEIAWGEVGNLAGFYTY; this is encoded by the coding sequence TTGGTACGTCTAACAGTACTTGTACACGGCCGAGTTCAGGGCGTGGGGTTTCGTGGTTTCGTTCGTCGTCATGCTTTAGACTTAGGTTTGGCGGGATACGCAGAAAATCTTATTGACGGACGAGTTGAGGTTGTGGCTGAAGGTTTGCAAAGCGAACTTGACCATTTAGTTGTGATGCTTCGAAATGGTCCTGCACACGCAGCCGTAACTGAAATAGAAATAGCGTGGGGAGAGGTTGGCAACCTTGCTGGGTTTTACACTTACTGA
- a CDS encoding ABC transporter substrate-binding protein, whose product MFLAMATIFLASAAFADGHDTCGDITIAEMDWASAELIANIDKIILEEGYGCSVELIPGATMTTFASMDTKGEPDVAPELWANAVQTPLAKAEDEGRLFMLNGAPITGAGEGWMITSKTAEANGLKTLDDVLARPDLFPHPEDPSKGGIVTCPSGWGCQIATNQLFKAFDMEAKGWMLIDSGSSAGLNGSIEKAVTRDESWFGYYWGPTVLASSAGLTLLDMGAFSGNDNWDNCVMDPECQDPEPTGWVVSEVTSVVAANFIENGPKAGKAYIENRSFPAAVMSEMLMYMNSNQASGEDAAYEFLAKHPDLWTTWVTPEAASLIKEAL is encoded by the coding sequence ATGTTCTTAGCTATGGCCACAATTTTCCTGGCCAGTGCTGCCTTCGCAGATGGGCACGATACTTGCGGTGATATCACGATAGCCGAGATGGATTGGGCTTCAGCAGAGCTTATAGCCAACATTGACAAAATTATTTTAGAAGAAGGTTACGGTTGCTCAGTTGAGCTAATTCCAGGTGCTACCATGACTACCTTTGCTTCGATGGATACAAAAGGTGAGCCTGATGTTGCGCCTGAACTTTGGGCGAACGCAGTGCAAACTCCTCTTGCGAAAGCAGAAGATGAGGGCCGCCTATTCATGTTGAATGGGGCGCCGATTACTGGAGCTGGTGAAGGATGGATGATCACTTCAAAAACTGCAGAGGCAAATGGGTTAAAAACATTGGATGATGTTTTAGCAAGACCTGACCTTTTTCCGCACCCTGAAGATCCTTCAAAAGGCGGAATTGTAACTTGCCCGTCAGGATGGGGATGCCAAATTGCAACGAATCAGCTATTCAAAGCGTTTGACATGGAAGCTAAGGGTTGGATGTTAATTGATTCAGGCTCCTCTGCTGGATTAAATGGCTCAATAGAAAAGGCAGTTACCAGAGATGAATCATGGTTTGGTTATTATTGGGGCCCTACGGTTTTAGCTTCCTCAGCAGGACTAACACTCTTAGATATGGGTGCCTTCTCTGGCAATGATAACTGGGACAACTGTGTTATGGATCCCGAGTGCCAAGACCCAGAACCAACAGGCTGGGTTGTATCTGAAGTAACTTCAGTGGTTGCAGCAAATTTCATTGAAAACGGCCCAAAAGCTGGGAAAGCTTACATAGAAAATAGAAGCTTTCCGGCGGCCGTTATGAGCGAGATGCTAATGTATATGAATTCTAACCAAGCAAGCGGCGAAGATGCAGCTTATGAATTTTTGGCAAAACACCCAGATCTTTGGACAACATGGGTGACTCCAGAAGCTGCTTCTTTAATTAAAGAAGCACTTTAA
- a CDS encoding ABC transporter permease — protein sequence MGRTDLRDFKKGIDESFRDFTFNYGEAIETFFDPLLFFLVWLEKLFLNTPWPIIIVIIAVLVYFGSRSIKLTIGAVLAFLVIGYLDMWDDTMATLAIISVATIVCISVGIPIGILMARSERTQTLITPILDVMQTIPSFVYLIPVVMLLGIGKVPGLLAVCIYAIPPIVRLTNLGIRLVDKDVMEASEAFGASYRQKLLGVQIPLALPNIFAGVNQTIMMALSMVVIASMIGVKGLGVPVLRAISNQYLALGVMNGLAIVVLAILFDRVSQKIGKRLQAHTESTK from the coding sequence ATGGGCAGGACCGACTTAAGAGATTTTAAAAAAGGAATTGATGAAAGTTTTCGGGATTTTACATTTAATTACGGCGAAGCTATTGAAACTTTTTTTGATCCCTTATTATTTTTTCTTGTTTGGTTAGAAAAATTATTCCTGAATACGCCCTGGCCAATAATTATCGTAATAATCGCGGTGCTTGTATATTTTGGATCTAGAAGTATAAAACTCACGATTGGGGCTGTTTTAGCTTTTTTGGTTATTGGCTATTTAGACATGTGGGACGATACAATGGCAACGCTAGCCATCATTTCTGTCGCTACTATTGTTTGCATAAGTGTGGGGATACCAATTGGTATCTTAATGGCTCGGTCTGAGAGAACCCAAACGCTTATAACCCCTATTCTTGACGTAATGCAAACTATTCCAAGCTTTGTATATTTAATCCCAGTAGTAATGCTTCTAGGGATCGGGAAAGTACCAGGACTTTTAGCAGTATGTATTTATGCTATACCACCAATTGTTCGCCTAACAAATTTAGGAATAAGACTTGTTGACAAAGATGTCATGGAAGCATCAGAGGCATTTGGGGCGAGTTATAGACAAAAATTATTAGGAGTACAGATACCCTTAGCCCTGCCGAATATTTTTGCTGGCGTTAATCAAACTATCATGATGGCTTTGTCAATGGTTGTAATAGCTTCCATGATTGGCGTAAAAGGATTAGGCGTCCCGGTTCTAAGGGCGATATCAAATCAATATTTGGCCTTAGGAGTAATGAATGGGTTGGCTATTGTTGTCTTAGCTATTTTATTTGATAGAGTTTCTCAAAAAATTGGTAAACGTTTACAGGCTCACACAGAAAGCACAAAATGA